In Zonotrichia leucophrys gambelii isolate GWCS_2022_RI chromosome 6, RI_Zleu_2.0, whole genome shotgun sequence, one genomic interval encodes:
- the LOC135449995 gene encoding C-type lectin domain family 2 member B-like, whose protein sequence is MGQSGVSRFPAVHKCGDSSSRARCVCPGAERRRHRSPARRRRSSEAAPARVGPAVGAAPARGSLRAEGPRCHPVGTAVLILLLLVLVLALGAAVAVLAAQQLPVTPASLQCCSHGWVGYNGVCYYFSRDYSTWEQGQERCSELGASLAIAKDEEAMDLLFCLRGNGNFWLGLRRRGERLHWGDGSSYSSRVPVLGNSECVYLADETLKTDDCSHWRPYICSKAQAPR, encoded by the exons ATGGGCCAAAGCGGCGTCTCCCGTTTCCCCGCTGTGCATAAATgcggtgacagcagcagccGTGCCCGCTGTGTCTGCCCGggagcggagcggcggcggcaccggagcccggcgaggcggcggcggagctCGGAGGCGGCTCCAGCCCGGGTGGGACCCGCGGTCGGTGCTGCCCCAGCTCGGGGCTCGCTGCGGGCGGAGGGGCCGCG GTGCCATCCCGTGGGCACGGCGGTGCtgattctgctgctcctggtgctggtgctggcttTGGGGGCGGccgtggctgtgctggcag cacaaCAGCTTCCAGTCACACCTGCGAGTCTGCAGTGCTGTTCCCATGGCTGGGTGGGCTACAATGGGGTCTGCTACTACTTCTCACGGGATTACAGCACGTGGGAGCAGGGTCAGGAACGGTGCTCCGAGCTCGGGGCCTCCCTGGCCATTGCCAAGGATGAGGAGGCCATG GATTTGCTCTTCTGCCTCCGCGGGAATGGCAATTTCTGGCTCGGGCTGCGCAGACGGGGCGAGCGCCTGCACTGGGGGGACGGCAGCAGCTACAGCTCCCG ggttCCTGTCCTTGGCAATTCCGAGTGCGTGTACCTGGCTGATGAGACATTGAAGACTGATGACTGCTCACATTGGCGTCCGTACATCTGCAGCAAGGCCCAAGCTCCCCGGTAA